The following are from one region of the Brienomyrus brachyistius isolate T26 chromosome 4, BBRACH_0.4, whole genome shotgun sequence genome:
- the si:ch211-106h4.4 gene encoding MAM and LDL-receptor class A domain-containing protein 1 isoform X9, with the protein MRRSAHLLLAFLGFLEVLLWGLHVTAVHRCLEGEFQCASQECVSQENVCDYHSDCTDGSDEEFCGSCNFDLHSCGWKDVSSSFYRWRLEMANVSSEPGVDHTTGSPFGSIMHVEGSNPSPLSKAQLETVLHKPTAIGCHITFWYHLFDSIGLSSEVSLHVTTNSSLQKLWEIKKAQTRGWENVTVHIGNRAAGSKLQFMVSPTFIGDQDVALDDVQLLDCSERDIPAGSSRLSCSFEADACAWYNDQGSPASWERVIGKDPWGQQLRPDHDHTSGTGYYMFVGSKSRTATPVQARLLSYPQDARKAQCLSFWYHMFGGTVGSLKFISRHSGGGDRLQWVRTGTQGNKWHFVDLQIEESDTPVQFVFEATVGGAYGSIAIDDVVVSAAPDGSCRAERECTFQGSLCGLLQDHTGNFNWSRTTGEQSVNTSSPGHDHTLGTAQGYYLSAQIWRWSVGDAGRVLTRLHDPTPKSGECLKFWYHMDGEGVGTLSIYLQKLDRSRVLLWSEHGKQGDLWRQGRATVLSHDAPYQVVFEAVAGDGVGMDIAIDDLLILNGPCPPLGFCDFESDPCSWLSVRPLVSGMDWDWTSASSTAGGRGPPVDHTTNSGQGHYMYYSKSMLTSSTTANLQSEYMDPTTMGCLVFWYHLSVLYHGDVRFTVHLNESGSLRSIWNQTGYQGNVWLKSMVDYSTSSRHQILFEAKALSSSSVDVALDDIYVVRDQTCPGFVATTVAPTTIPTAAPTSPMDCSFEEGLCRWSQETGDSFNWSRQAGREVEAPEDGPRYDHSVGNEEGFYLIIPALGSKEGETAVISIPMMLQSTDVCISFWYHMLGSSVSSLELLVQTSESEKAMWRRHGTQDAEWLNSQVTLSMADVQKIKLSGRRNSLGIGYIAIDDITVREGHCVDQDPCGFESAFMCEYEQDVTDGADWVHTTGPDGRVDRTYRTQQGHSMAVFGKDLHQREVIMLRTPEFPATTESCLQFWYWLSARGNDTLSVHVTQGEELGPALWVLSGAPCHNWEVAQITVSAASKFRVVFRAEMDAAPGSSVQLDEVSLRGGACVPTGSCDFEEGQCTWRNLEGDGHDWIQADGHFHGPSVDHTTQTPEGRYLLSSVRSQVQNQSSKAILVSERFQNSGTTCFSFWYQMNVSEPGVLRLHLQSGATKKDQFYETTEGWSNWTQVSHTVLGPKGFQVLIEAETTTGFLAIDDLLVTPGPCHDNETSANFTGCDFETDICGWEDVSSGQFVWQRGRNGSVTDNTGPSTDHTTGTELGWYMEVDADQGDVNSFAALWSPAMKEASSQCELEFYYHMYGKGIGQLGVRLHEISGFTWLWSLSGDQDQEWRRASVQVGRIPGMFRLVFEATRTYSTLGDIAIDDISLLHCSLPEPQARCPSDNFRCSSGVCVEHRRVCDFTDDCGDRSDETDCELQGYLGRCSFEHGLCAWEPSSMGAPGAEWVRQRAPSSWTPLTAAPPMDHTRNSAAGHYVIPGWSDVSDMVSSTLLPSVNCTVRFYHYSQNTGQGSGELTVRLRSILSASSDRVLWVREGSRAFFWERAEVTFSTAVHSKVVLRYERPARAGGDVAVDDVSFSLQCAHDPENSALPQPATPTAPPSTSPSATPCKADEFFCWLSEDVTCIPASSQCDYTKDCPLGEDEQSCGPCTFENNQCGWMDVSKRDIRWQRQRATVPTDPDHTTGTGSYMNVVHGKSNIAQSKSRGNARLLSPRLPPSGPYCQMMFHFRVTPGGGAGLYVIRLEAGAKSGTLLWSRPKQDSGQWVPEILNVGSTPQPYKIVFNSSLESASNNNGSLGIALDDISFHNCEASYQPPDPSSHNCSFEDHSCGWVQAASDDLDWQSWTGPSVTANTGPAGDHTTGLGNYLYVESSSPSRVGDVAQLKSPLLPPAGPQGYCITFWYHMFGATVGSLRLYLQESQPLQRTLMWKRQGMQSDMWQMTQSHVTLQEVHQVVLEASVGGWAGDVALDDITLTPGACRHSGPPDLCDFEDSDCDWTSESWVRRSGGGPSREPGSDHTTDTPHGHYFYLGSSSSQPPGHMASLISPEFAAGTGDCLQVWYHMDGDSISTLNVYQQSEDGGRKLVFSKTGSQGELWRLGNVRLDPMEGSAFRIVVEGVRGTGVSGGVAIDDVLLSNGACPPPGVCDFQGSLCGWTNVEAGDQADWLRGRGSSPLPSTGPCVDHTMGSSQGYYVYVDSAVGQKGDKAMLYSEVFQPTQGDGCLSFWYHRHGQNIGNLSLYSGTSTLDKPRNPFGDDEKDLLLWTEATSQGDTWIEATMAVNNMEPFWFVFVYERGEGGPGHLALDDIQLIKGRCSSINSSLSSPAAVYVGVGLGLVLSVALGVIASVVLLQRSLSTMIPSAGDRDVDNIIFHMHDCKLDELETTGSSEKLTNTSPAVDMDTEPSSSEA; encoded by the exons ATGAGAAGGTCAGCCCACCTGCTGCTAG CTTTCCTTGGCTTTCTggaggtcctgctctggggtctaCATGTGACCG CGGTTCACAGGTGTCTTGAAGGAGAGTTCCAGTGTGCTTCCCAAGAATGTGTCTCCCAGGAGAACGTCTGCGACTACCATAGTGACTGCACCGATGGATCGGATGAAGAGTTCTGCG GGTCCTGTAACTTTGACCTGCACTCATGTGGGTGGAAAGACGTGAGCAGCAGCTTCTACAGATGGAGGCTAGAAATGGCCAACGTCAGCTCCGAGCCCGGGGTGGACCACACCACCGGCTCACCGTTCGGTAG CATCATGCACGTGGAGGGATCTAATCCATCTCCCTTGTCCAAAGCCCAGCTGGAAACCGTCCTTCACAAACCCACGGCAATAGGCTGTCACATCAC CTTTTGGTACCACCTGTTTGACAGCATAGGGCTTTCCTCAGAAGTCTCCTTACACGTCACCACAAACTCATCCCTCCAGAAGCTGTGGGAGATAAAGAAGGCCCAGACCAGGGGCTGGGAAAATGTTACTGTCCACATCGGGAACAGAGCCGCAGGTTCCAAG CTGCAGTTCATGGTGTCACCCACGTTCATCGGTGACCAGGACGTGGCGCTGGACGACGTGCAGCTGCTGGACTGCTCCGAGCGGGACATTCCTGCCGGGTCTTCGCGGCTCTCCTGCTCATTCGAGGCGGACGCCTGTGCCTGGTACAATGACCAAGGTTCTCCAGCCTCCTGGGAGAGGGTCATCGGGAAAGACCCATGGGGCCAGCAGCTACGCCCAGACCATGACCACACCAGCGGCACCG GTTACTACATGTTTGTGGGTTCAAAGTCCAGAACAGCAACCCCTGTTCAAGCCCGACTGCTGAGCTACCCCCAGGATGCCAGAAAAGCACAGTGTCTCAGCTTCTGGTACCATATGTTTGGAGGCACCGTTG GATCCCTGAAGTTCATTTCCAGACACTCCGGAGGGGGTGACAGACTGCAGTGGGTGCGAACCGGGACACAGGGGAACAAGTGGCACTTTGTGGACCTCCAAATCGAAGAGAGTGACACACCAGTACAG TTTGTGTTCGAGGCCACGGTGGGCGGGGCCTACGGGAGCATCGCCATCGACGACGTGGTTGTTTCCGCCGCCCCGGATGGGTCGTGCCGCGCCGAGAGAGAGTGCACCttccagggctccctctgcggCCTGCTGCAAGACCACACGGGGAACTTTAACTGGAGCAGAACCACAGGGGAGCAGTCTGTAAACACCTCCAGTCCCGGCCACGACCACACCCTGGGGACGGCTCAAG GTTACTATCTGAGCGCCCAGATCTGGCGCTGGTCCGTCGGTGACGCGGGCCGAGTGCTGACCCGCCTGCACGACCCAACTCCGAAAAGTGGGGAATGTCTGAAGTTCTGGTACCACATGGACGGCGAGGGTGTCGGGACCCTCAGCATCTACCTGCAGAAGCTGGACCGGTCCAGGGTGCTTCTGTGGAGCGAGCATGGAAAGCAGGGGGACCTCTGGAGGCAGGGCAGAGCTACGGTCCTTAGCCATGATGCCCCGTACCAG GTTGTGTTTGAGGCTGTTGCTGGAGATGGTGTTGGGATGGACATAGCTATTGATGACCTCCTAATCCTGAATGGACCATGCCCCCCTCTAG GGTTCTGCGACTTTGAGTCAGATCCTTGCAGTTGGCTGAGTGTCCGTCCATTAGTCAGTGGTATGGACTGGGACTGGACTTCGGCATCTAGCACTGCAGGCGGCCGCGGCCCGCCCGTGGACCACACCACAAATTCAGGTCAAG GTCACTACATGTACTACAGCAAATCCATGCTGACGTCCTCCACAACGGCTAACCTGCAGAGTGAATACATGGATCCCACAACTATGGGATGCCTTGTCTTCTGGTACCATCTCAGCGTGCTCTATCATG GTGATGTGAGGTTTACGGTGCACTTGAATGAGTCTGGGAGTCTCCGTTCAATCTGGAACCAGACGGGATACCAAGGGAACGTCTGGCTGAAGTCCATGGTGGATTATTCCACGTCAAGCCGCCACCAG ATCCTGTTTGAAGCGAAAGCGCTATCCAGCAGTTCAGTGGATGTCGCCCTGGATGACATCTACGTCGTGAGAGACCAGACCTGCCCAGGTTTCGTGGCCACCACAGTGGCCCCCACCACAATACCAACAGCTGCCCCCACAAGCCCGATGGACTGCAGCTTTGAGGAGG GATTATGCCGCTGGTCCCAGGAGACTGGCGATTCCTTCAActggagcaggcaagcaggacgGGAGGTGGAGGCTCCTGAGGATGGGCCTCGCTATGATCACAGTGTCGGCAATGAAGAAG GGTTCTACctcatcatccctgcattgggCTCCAAGGAAGGAGAGACAGCAGTGATATCAATACCCATGATGCTCCAGTCCACAGATGTGTGCATCAGCTTCTGGTACCACATGCTGGGGTCGTCTGTCTCCAGCCTGGAGCTCTTGGTGCAGACC AGTGAATCTGAAAAGGCGATGTGGAGAAGGCACGGTACGCAGGATGCCGAGTGGCTGAATTCGCAGGTCACCCTAAGCATGGCCGACGTGCAGAAA ATAAAGTTGTCTGGTAGACGGAACTCCTTGGGTATCGGATACATCGCCATTGACGACATTACTGTCAGAGAGGGGCACTGCGTGGATCAAG ACCCGTGTGGGTTTGAGAGCGCCTTTATGTGTGAATATGAACAGGACGTGACAGATGGCGCTGACTGGGTCCACACCACTGGCCCAGATGGCCGAGTTGATCGTACTTACAGGACGCAACAAG GTCATTCCATGGCAGTGTTTGGAAAGGACTTACATCAGCGAGAGGTCATCATGCTAAGGACCCCAGAGTTCCCGGCCACAACAGAGTCCTGTCTACAGTTCTG GTATTGGCTGTCGGCGCGTGGTAATGACACACTCTCAGTGCATGTCACGCAGGGTGAGGAGCTGGGCCCTGCACTGTGGGTACTCTCTGGCGCCCCCTGTCACAACTGGGAGGTGGCACAGATTACAGTCTCTGCTGCTTCCAAATTCAGG GTGGTGTTTAGAGCAGAGATGGACGCGGCCCCTGGCTCCTCAGTGCAGCTGGATGAGGTGTCACTGAGGGGCGGAGCCTGTGTCCCCACAGGAAGCTGCGACTTCGAGGAGGGTCAGTGCACCTGGAGGAACTTAGAAGGCGATGGCCATGACTGGATCCAGGCAGATGGGCATTTTCACGGGCCAAGTGTCGACCATACCACCCAGACCCCTGAGG GGAGGTACCTATTGAGCTCAGTTCGGAGCCAGGTCCAGAACCAAAGCAGCAAGGCGATCCTGGTCTCTGAGCGCTTCCAGAACAGTGGAACCACTTGCTTCTCTTTCTGGTACCAAATGAATGTCAG TGAGCCTGGGGTCCTGAGGCTCCATCTGCAGTCTGGGGCCACCAAGAAGGACCAGTTTTACGAGACCACAGAAGGCTGGAGCAATTGGACCCAGGTTTCCCACACAGTGCTCGGGCCCAAAGGATTCCAG GTGCTGATCGAGGCTGAGACCACCACGGGGTTCCTTGCCATCGATGACCTCCTAGTGACTCCAGGACCCTGTCACG ACAATGAAACTTCAGCAAATTTTACGGGTTGTGATTTTGAGACCGACATCTGTGGCTGGGAAGACGTGAGTTCGGGTCAGTTTGTGTGGCAAAGGGGACGTAATGGCTCAGTCACAGACAACACGGGTCCGTCCACGGACCATACCACGGGCACTGAGCTGG GCTGGTACATGGAGGTGGATGCGGACCAGGGGGACGTTAACAGCTTTGCGGCACTGTGGAGCCCGGCGATGAAAGAGGCGAGCTCACAGTGCGAACTGGAGTTCTACTATCACATGTACGGGAAAG GCATCGGCCAGCTGGGAGTGCGGCTTCATGAGATCTCCGGGTTCACGTGGCTGTGGAGCCTCTCGGGGGACCAGGACCAGGAGTGGAGGCGAGCCTCCGTACAAGTGGGTCGCATCCCAGGGATGTTCCGGCTGGTCTTTGAGGCGACTCGCACCTACAGCACGCTGGGAGACATCGCCATAGATGATATTTCCCTTCTGCATTGCTcactgccag AGCCCCAGGCCCGATGCCCCTCGGATAATTTCCGATGCTCCAGTGGTGTTTGTGTCGAGCACCGAAGGGTGTGCGATTTCACCGATGACTGTGGGGACCGGAGCGACGAGACAGACTGCG AGCTGCAGGGTTACCTGGGGAGGTGCAGCTTTGAGCACGGCCTGTGTGCCTGGGAGCCCAGCAGCATGGGGGCCCCTGGGGCCGAGTGGGTGAGACAGAGAGCACCGTCCAGCTGGACCCCCCTCACGGCCGCCCCGCCCATGGACCACACCCGAAATTCGGCAGCAG GCCACTATGTGATTCCTGGATGGAGTGACGTGTCAGACATGGTTTCTTCCACCTTACTGCCCAGCGTAAACTGCACT GTGCGTTTTTACCACTACAGCCAGAACACTGGGCAGGGCTCCGGAGAGCTGACAGTGAGGTTGAGAAGCATCCTCAGTGCAAGCAGTGACCGGGTGCTGTGGGTCAGAGAGGGGTCACGGGCCTTCTTCTGGGAGAGAGCAGAGGTCACTTTCTCCACCGCTGTGCACAGCAAG GTCGTGCTGCGTTACGAGAGACCAGCACGCGCCGGAGGTGATGTAGCTGTGGACGAcgtctccttctccctccagtGTGCCCATGATCCCGAGAACAGTGCACTACCCCAACCAGCTACCCCCACGGCCCCGCCCTCTACATCCCCCTCCGCCACGCCCTGTAAG GCAGATGAGTTCTTCTGCTGGCTGTCAGAGGATGTGACCTGTATCCCTGCCAGTTCTCAGTGTGATTACACCAAAGACTGCCCTCTAGGGGAAGATGAGCAGAGCTGCG GACCTTGTACCTTTGAGAACAAtcagtgtggatggatggatgtgagtAAGAGGGACATCAGGTGGCAGAGACAGAGAGcgactgtgcccacagaccccGACCATACCACAGGCACAG GCTCCTACATGAATGTTGTCCACGGAAAATCCAACATTGCCCAGAGCAAATCCAGGGGAAATGCCCGTTTGCTGAGTCCCAGGCTTCCCCCGTCAGGCCCCTACTGCCAGATGAT GTTTCACTTCCGGGTGACCCCCGGTGGAGGGGCTGGCCTGTATGTCATCCGGTTGGAGGCTGGTGCCAAATCGGGGACGTTGCTCTGGTCCCGCCCTAAGCAGGACAGCGGCCAGTGGGTTCCAGAGATCCTCAATGTGGGCTCCACGCCTCAGCCATACAAA ATTGTCTTCAACAGCTCCCTCGAGTCGGCGTCCAACAACAACGGCTCTCTGGGCATTGCCCTGGATGACATCTCCTTCCACAACTGCGAGGCATCCTACCAGCCACCAG ACCCCTCCTCTCACAATTGCTCCTTTGAGGACCACTCCTGCGGCTGGGTCCAGGCAGCCAGTGATGACCTGGACTGGCAGAGCTGGACCGGACCGTCTGTCACCGCTAACACTGGACCCGCGGGGGACCACACCACTGGCTTGG GGAATTACCTATATGTCGAGAGCTCCTCTCCAAGCAGAGTAGGGGATGTGGCCCAGCTGAAGTCccctctgctgccacctgctggcccccAAGGCTACTGCATCACTTTCTGGTACCACATGTTTGGTGCCACAGTTGGAAGCCTAAGGTTATACCTGCAAGAATCTCAGCCCCTACAAAGGACACTG aTGTGGAAGAGGCAGGGCATGCAAAGCGACATGTGGCAGATGACCcagagtcatgtgaccctgcaGGAGGTCCATCAGGTGGTGCTGGAGGCGTCTGTAGGTGGTTGGGCGGGAGACGTTGCTTTGGATGACATCACTCTTACCCCTGGAGCTTGCCGTCACTCCG GACCCCCAGACCTGTGTGACTTTGAGGACAGTGACTGTGACTGGACCTCGGAGAGCTGGGTGCGGCGTTCTGGTGGTGGTCCCAGTAGGGAGCCAGGATCCGATCACACCACCGACACGCCCCATGGACATTACTTTTACCTGGGCTCCTCAAGCTCCCAGCCCCCCGGTCACATGGCCTCACTGATCTCCCCAGAATTCGCTGCGG GAACAGGTGACTGTCTACAGGTCTGGTACCACATGGATGGGGACAGCATAAGTACCCTAAACGTGTATCAGCAGAGCGAGGATGGCGGacgcaaacttgttttttcaaAGACTGGCAGCCAGGGGGAGCTGTGGAGGCTTGGCAATGTCAGGCTGGATCCTATGGAGGGGTCTGCATTCCGG ATTGTGGTAGAGGGTGTCCGGGGGACAGGAGTATCTGGGGGCGTCGCCATTGACGACGTGCTGCTGTCTAATGGAGCCTGCCCACCCCCTGGAGTCTGCGACTTCCAGGGCAGTCTGTGCGGGTGGACCAACGTTGAGGCAGGCGACCAAGCCGATTGGCTACGCGGGCGAGGGAGCTCCCCTCTTCCCAGCACGGGGCCCTGCGTGGACCACACCATGGGCTCCAGCCAAG GCTACTACGTGTATGTGGACAGCGCAGTGGGACAGAAGGGTGACAAGGCCATGTTGTACAGCGAGGTCTTCCAACCAACCCAGGGAGACGGCTGCTTGAGCTTCTGGTACCACAGGCATGGTCAGAACATCGGCAACCTCAGCCTCTACAGCGGCACCAG CACTCTCGACAAACCCAGGAACCCCTTTGGCGATGACGAGAAGGACCTGCTGCTGTGGACAGAGGCCACCAGCCAAGGGGACACCTGGATAGAGGCCACTATGGCGGTCAACAACATGGAGCCATTTTGG tttGTTTTTGTATACGAGAGAGGGGAGGGCGGGCCGGGACACCTGGCTCTGGATGACATCCAGCTCATCAAAGGAAGATGCTCCAGCATCAATTCATCCCTGTCTTCTCCAG CTGCAGTTTACGTCGGCGTGGGTTTGGGTCTCGTGCTTTCTGTTGCACTTGGGGTCATCGCTAGCGTGGTCTTACTGCAGAGGAGTTTGTCCACCAT